One genomic region from Zonotrichia leucophrys gambelii isolate GWCS_2022_RI chromosome 26, RI_Zleu_2.0, whole genome shotgun sequence encodes:
- the RAB7B gene encoding ras-related protein Rab-7b isoform X2 produces MWDRTPKLTQVPSPQPLCPSRPQRLSMDASKKVDLKIIIIGALGVGKTSLLHQYVHKTFYEDYRTTLGASILTKVLPVDSTPLKLQIWDTGGQERFRSMVSTFYKGSDGCMLAFDVTDRESFEALDNWRDDFLEKVIPREQDFPMVVLGNKIDLSDRQVPKETASAWCKEKDIPYFEVSAKNNINVAEAFETLAKQALSTYKGILESYLTDSIKLTPNDKPRQRCC; encoded by the exons ATGTGGGACAGGACCCCAAAGCTCACCCAGGtgccatccccacagcccctgtgcccctctcGCCCCCAGCGCCTGTCCATGGATGCCAGCAAGAAGGTGGATCTGAAAATCATCATCATCGGAGCTCTGGG CGTGGGCAAGACCTCCCTGCTGCACCAGTACGTGCACAAGACGTTCTACGAGGATTACCGCACCACGCTGGGCGCCAGCATCCTCACCAAGGTCCTGCCCGTGGACAGCACCCCCCTGAAGCTGCAG ATctgggacacggggggacaggAGCGGTTCCGGTCCATGGTGTCGACCTTCTACAAAGGCTCGGACGGCTGCATGCTGGCCTTTGACGTGACAGACAGGGAGTCCTTTGAGGCCCTGGACAACTGGAGAGATGATTTCCTGGAGAAGGTcatccccagggagcaggaTTTCCCCATGGTGGTGCTGGGGAACAAGATAGACCTCAGTGACCGGCAG GTGCCCAAGGAAACGGCCTCAGCCTGGTGCAAGGAGAAGGACATCCCCTATTTCGAGGTCAGTGCCAAGAACAACATCAACGTGGCCGAGGCTTTCGAGACGCTGGCGAAGCAGGCGCTGAGCACG TATAAAGGGATTTTGGAGAGTTATTTGACCGACTCCATCAAGCTCACTCCCAACGACAAGCCcaggcagagatgctgctga
- the RAB7B gene encoding ras-related protein Rab-7b isoform X1 has translation MDASKKVDLKIIIIGALGVGKTSLLHQYVHKTFYEDYRTTLGASILTKVLPVDSTPLKLQIWDTGGQERFRSMVSTFYKGSDGCMLAFDVTDRESFEALDNWRDDFLEKVIPREQDFPMVVLGNKIDLSDRQVPKETASAWCKEKDIPYFEVSAKNNINVAEAFETLAKQALSTYKGILESYLTDSIKLTPNDKPRQRCC, from the exons ATGGATGCCAGCAAGAAGGTGGATCTGAAAATCATCATCATCGGAGCTCTGGG CGTGGGCAAGACCTCCCTGCTGCACCAGTACGTGCACAAGACGTTCTACGAGGATTACCGCACCACGCTGGGCGCCAGCATCCTCACCAAGGTCCTGCCCGTGGACAGCACCCCCCTGAAGCTGCAG ATctgggacacggggggacaggAGCGGTTCCGGTCCATGGTGTCGACCTTCTACAAAGGCTCGGACGGCTGCATGCTGGCCTTTGACGTGACAGACAGGGAGTCCTTTGAGGCCCTGGACAACTGGAGAGATGATTTCCTGGAGAAGGTcatccccagggagcaggaTTTCCCCATGGTGGTGCTGGGGAACAAGATAGACCTCAGTGACCGGCAG GTGCCCAAGGAAACGGCCTCAGCCTGGTGCAAGGAGAAGGACATCCCCTATTTCGAGGTCAGTGCCAAGAACAACATCAACGTGGCCGAGGCTTTCGAGACGCTGGCGAAGCAGGCGCTGAGCACG TATAAAGGGATTTTGGAGAGTTATTTGACCGACTCCATCAAGCTCACTCCCAACGACAAGCCcaggcagagatgctgctga
- the AVPR1B gene encoding vasopressin V1b receptor, with the protein MEPGWGWNSSQQSPAGHGQGLLRLAGHPNLTALHTRDEELAKAEVGVLGTILAVATVGNLGVLLAMYRLRRKMSRMHLFILHLGLSDLGVALFQVLPQLLWKVTYRFLGPDPLCRAVKYLQVLSMFASTYMLMVMTLDRYLAVCHPLQSLQQPSRQAYTMIGLTWLLSCLLSLPQVFIFSLREVRPGSGVLDCWADFGYPWGARAYITWTTLCIFVLPVGVLSVCYSLICHEICKNLKGKTQSGAPGTGGAAVGAPGGANPAGKGGQPSRVSSVRTISRAKIRTVKMTFVIVAAYVTCWAPFFSVQMWSVWDRDAPDDESTNVAFSITMLLASLSSCCNPWIYLFFSGHLLQGCRGCRGRPRAGLRRPNSSGSLCSRKTTILSHSHQAPLHGDSARELYPPCDEAVTESGTL; encoded by the exons ATGGAGCCCGGCTGGGGCTGGAACAGCTcgcagcagagcccagctgggcacgggcaggggctgctgaggctggcagggcacCCCAACCTGACGGCGCTGCACACCCGGGACGAGGAGCTGGCCAAGGCCGAGGTGGGGGTGCTGGGCACCATCCTGGCCGTGGCCACCGTGGGCAACCTGGGCGTGCTGCTGGCCATGTACCGgctgaggaggaagatgagcCGCATGCACCTCTTCATCCTGCACCTGGGGCTGAGCGACCTGGGCGTGGCGCTGTTCCAGGTGCTGCCGCAGCTCCTCTGGAAGGTCACCTACCGCTTCCTGGGGCCCGACCCTCTCTGCAGGGCCGTCAAGTACCTGCAGGTGCTCAGCATGTTCGCCTCCACCTACATGCTGATGGTGATGACCCTGGACCGCTACCTGGCCGTGTGCCACCCGCTGCAGTcgctgcagcagcccagccgCCAGGCGTACACCATGATCGGCCTCacctggctgctcagctgcctgctcagcctGCCCCAGGTGTTCATCTTCTCCCTCCGGGAGGTGCGGCCGGGCTCGGGGGTGCTGGATTGCTGGGCGGATTTCGGGTACCCGTGGGGAGCGCGCGCCTACATCACCTGGACCACGCTGTGCATCTTCGTGCTGCCCGTGGGCGTCCTCAGCGTGTGCTACAGCCTCATCTGCCACGAGATCTGCAAGAACCTCAAGGGCAAGACCCAGAGCGGTGCCCCTGGCACGGGGGGAGCCGCGGTGGGTGCCCCTGGAGGTGCCAACCCTGCGGGGAAGGGCGGGCAGCCCTCGAGGGTGAGCAGCGTGCGCACCATCTCCCGCGCCAAGATCCGCACGGTGAAGATGACCTTCGTCATCGTGGCCGCCTATGTCACCTGCTGGGCGCCCTTCTTCAGCGTGCAGATGTGGTCAGTGTGGGACCGGGATGCTCCTGATGATG agTCCACCAACGTGGCTTTCAGCATCACCATGCTGCTGGccagcctcagcagctgctgcaacCCCTGGATCTACCTGTTCTTCAGCGGGcacctcctgcagggctgccggggctgccgggggcgcccccgggccgggctgcgCAGACCCAACTCCAGCGGGagcctgtgcagcaggaaaaccaCGATCCTGAGCCACAGCCACCAGGCGCCCCTGCACGGGGACAGCGCCAGGGAGCTGTACCCGCCCTGCGACGAGGCCGTGACAGAGTCGGGCACGCTCTAG
- the CTSE gene encoding cathepsin E, with protein sequence MRRLLLLTALCLALASALRRVPLSRRRSLRKLLRERGQLSHLWRARDAPSSEDCAAFSETNEPLINYLDMEYFGQISIGTPPQNFTVVFDTGSSNLWVPSVYCVSKACAGHTKFQPTQSSTYQVIGTPFSIQYGTGSLTGIIGSDQVAVEGLAVSNQQFAESISEPGKAFLDAEFDGILGLAYPSLAVDGVTPVFDNMMAQNLVELPLFSVYMSSNPDSPQGGEVLFGGYDTSRFTGTLNWVPVTQQGYWQIQLDNIQLGETETFCANGCQAIVDTGTSLIVGPTKEIKKLQNLIGAVSVDGEYAIECSNLSVMPNLTFTINGLPYTLSAQAYTLVEDADGMTFCTSGFQGSDIPPPTGPLWILGDVFIRQFYSVFDRGNNMVGLAPAVP encoded by the exons ATGAGGcgcctgctgctcctcaccgCACTCTGCCTGGCCCTGGCCAGCGCCCTGAGGAG GGTGCCCCTCAGCCGGCGCCGCTCGCTGCGGAAGCTGCTGCGGGAGCGGGGGCAGCTCTCGCACCTCTGGAGGGCCCGGGACGCGCCGAGCAGCGAGGACTGCGCCGCCTTCTCGGAGACCAACGAGCCCCTCATCAACTACCTGGAC ATGGAGTATTTTGGGCAGATCTCCATCGGGACACCCCCCCAGAATTTCACCGTGGTGTTCGACACGGGCTCCTCCAACCTCTGGGTGCCTTCTGTCTACTGTGTCAGCAAAGCCTGTG ctgggcacaccaAGTTCCAACCAACCCAGTCCAGCACCTACCAGGTGATCGGGACCCCCTTCTCCATCCAGTACGGCACCGGGAGCCTGACGGGGATCATCGGGTCTGACCAAGTGGCC gtcGAGGGTCTGGCCGTGAGCAACCAGCAGTTTGCAGAGAGCATCAGTGAGCCGGGAAAAGCCTTCCTGGATGCTGAGTTCGATGGGATCCTGGGGCTGGCTTATCCCTCCCTGGCCGTGGATGGGGTCACCCCTGTCTTCGACAACATGATGGCCCAAAATCTGGTGGAGCTGCCCCTTTTCTCCGTCTACATGAGCTC gaacCCTGACTCCCCCCAGGGAGGAGAGGTGCTCTTTGGGGGCTATGACACCTCCCGCTTCACGGGCACCCTGAACTGGGTGCCAGTCACCCAGCAGGGCTACTGGCAGATCCAGCTGGACAA CATCCAGCTGGGTGAGACAGAGACCTTCTGTGCCAACGGCTGCCAGGCCATCGTGGACACCGGGACGTCGCTCATCGTGGGTCCCACCAAGGAGATCAAAAAACTGCAAAACCTCAttggggctgtgtctgtggaTGGAGAG TACGCCATAGAGTGCAGCAACCTCAGCGTGATGCCCAACCTGACCTTCACCATCAATGGGCTGCCCTACACGCTCAGCGCCCAGGCTTACACCCTTGTG GAGGATGCTGATGGCATGACCTTCTGCACCAGTGGCTTCCAGGGCAGCGACATCCCCCCTCCCACAGGACCCCTCTGGAttttgggagatgttttcaTCCGTCAGTTCTACTCCGTCTTTGACCGGGGGAATAACATGGTGGGCTTGGCCCCTGCTGTCCCTTAG
- the RHEX gene encoding regulator of hemoglobinization and erythroid cell expansion protein, with product MLSRKIAQHSCRMQVSSSPGEHPSPQPSPAPASAPGGDLAQKQQPGAQKQQPGAQNPSPAYAGSSDTSSDTSEDSDNDNPSCPQGRGPEENINYTSLVFPVKGPEPGSAQDYENVKSGLDYVNVDPKKRKTHFWPFSSPRASKGVEYTEVKL from the exons ATGCTCAGCAGGAAAATTg CCCAGCATTCCTGCAGGatgcaggtgagcagcagccctggggagcatcccagccctcagcccagcccagctccagcctcagcaccaggaggggaCCTGGCACAGAAACAGCAACCTGGGGCACAGAAACAGCAACCTGGGGCACAAAACCCATCCCCAGCCTATGCAG gGAGCAGTGACACATCCTCAGACACCTCAGAGGACTCAGACAACGACAACCCTTCCTGCCCTCAG GGCCGTGGCCCAGAGGAAAACATCAATTACACATCCCTGGTGTTCCCAGTTAAAGGCCCTGAGCCGGGCTCTGCCCAGGACTACGAGAACGTCAAATCTGGGCTGGATTATGTCAACGTGGACccaaagaagaggaaaacacatttctggcccttctccagccccagggcatCCAAGGGGGTGGAGTACACCGAGGTGAAGCTGTGA